CTCTCAAGTTGTATTAAATAGAATTAAATGAGGTGAATATTTTGAAAGGAAATAAATAGTTCATCGGCTTTATGAAAGATGTGAAATTCATTGCTGGCTTTATTTTTCTAAACCTATACCTGCGATTATTACCTTCCTTATTCAATGGTAACGATGTTCTTTGGCTTATAACCTTTATTTCCTTTTTTCCGCTTACTCATCTTATTGCGAAATGGAGTAGCAGTATAGGATTGAAAAAACTTGGTTTTTGCAGAACGAAGCACTGGAAAAATCATCTCTTTCTTGGATTGGTCGTTGGAGGCGCTACCTGGATACTTTTGACAGTAGCCGAACTATCCTTAGGCAGCCTGCAGTTTATTAAATGGCAAGAAGCAGGAGCAGTATATTGGTTGATTATTCAGGCACTAGTAGTAGCAGTTTTAGGCTCTGCTACTAATGACCTGTTGACGCGTGGATACGTGGTGGGACATTTTAAAAACCGCTTGCCTGCATTTGCTATCATACTATTATCGACCGTCATTTATATTGCTGATGACATTTGGCTGGAAGGATGGAGCATACGCAATATTCTATTTTCTTTTCTCCTCGGGCTGGCATTTGCTATTTCTGTTATCCGCCTGCAATCGCTTTGGATGAACACAGGAATTCATGCCGGGTTGAACTTTATTTATTACCTAGTCTATGGTTTTGGTAATGATCCTATTCACCATGGCGTCTTCGTATCCACCACGCAGCCTAACAAGCTATCTCCCTATTTAGGTTTATTGGCTGCATTGACAGTGTTGGTAGTAACTATTTTCTTGACGAGGAATATTGCGGTGAAGAAAGAAGATTATCGTCAGAAACTGGATAACTTATTAAAGGTGTAAGCTTCTTAAATGGGAGGTTATTATTATTCCGAAGAAACTTCTTTTGATTATGAAAACATCCATCAGGATTGGTCATGATAACAAATTAGTAATAGCAGAACGTAACCAACAGTAGCATTGTCAATAACACCTGTTGTAATATTGTACCAGGGCTAATGCTTCCAAAAATTTTAAAGCGTTCAGTATGGCTAAGACGATCAATCAAAGAATGACTGTGAATATTGAAGGTGATTTTGTAGTGTTCCTTCTAGGAATGCGCATCAACCGTTTGTGGAAGATGCACAAGTGGATACCCGTTGCGAAGGCAATGCCTAAGATGCTCATTGAATTATCACAAAAGCCGGAGAGTGGCTTTCTTGGTTTCCAGATGTTTGGTGGTATACCTCCTGTCATTGTACAATACTGGCGCACTTTTGAACAGTTGGAAGCCTACGCAAAAGATAGCGAGGGCCAACATTATCCTGCATGGAAATCGTTCAACACCAAGATCAGGAGTAATGGCGATGTGGGCATCTGGCATGAAACCTACAAGGTACGAGCAGGCGAGTATGAATGCATTTACAACAATATGCCTAAGTACGGACTAGGGAAAGTTGGAGAACTTGTACCAGCAGTAGGCAAAAAAGAATACGCTGCACAAAGAATAGTAGCTTCTATGTACACTACCGGCAGTTGATGTTGATTTCTAAAACTTCTGTACAGTATTATTGTTAGAACCTAACTTTTTGCTGTTTGCTTTTTTCCATAAAAGGTTGTCTTATTCTGCTTTTCTAGTATTCTTAAACGGGTCAAGTATGTAAATATAGCTGAACATTCAGCTCGTTCTTGCCATAGTTCTACACAACATGATAGGTTAATTAGCTGTTTAGCCGATGGCTCAATTGGTATTACTAAAACGAACAGTTGTATCTTCAGCCACTAATCTACCCCCTTTCCCCAATGAACAAGTCTGGCCCCATTATAATTATAGAAGACGATATCGACGACCAGGAAGTATTATCTGAAATATTTACCGAGCTTAATTATCCAAACGAGATCATCTTCTTTTCTGAAAGTGAGCTGGCTTTAGACTATCTGACGCAGACAGAGATTGAGCCTTTTCTTGTACTGTCTGATATTAATATGCCCAAGCTGAGTGGCATGGAATTGAGGGAAAAGATCATCAACAACGAAGACCTGAGACTTAAATCCATACCTTATCTTTTCTTTTCTACCAGTGCAGAGCAAACTCATGTCATTGATGCTTATTCCCGCTCTATACAAGGGTTTTTCATTAAACCGCATTCGTATGATAAGTTGAAAAAAGTACTGGTGAAGATTGTGGAGTATTGGCAGGAATGTGAATCTCCTAAATACATCAAAAATGCTCAACAATAGATTTAGTAGGTAAATTGGTAACATCTGGCATTTCCGTCAGCGGTTCAGCCTGGTAAAAAAAAGGGAAAGCTGAGCCAGCTTTCCC
This region of Aridibaculum aurantiacum genomic DNA includes:
- a CDS encoding response regulator; translation: MNKSGPIIIIEDDIDDQEVLSEIFTELNYPNEIIFFSESELALDYLTQTEIEPFLVLSDINMPKLSGMELREKIINNEDLRLKSIPYLFFSTSAEQTHVIDAYSRSIQGFFIKPHSYDKLKKVLVKIVEYWQECESPKYIKNAQQ
- a CDS encoding CPBP family intramembrane glutamic endopeptidase, whose amino-acid sequence is MKDVKFIAGFIFLNLYLRLLPSLFNGNDVLWLITFISFFPLTHLIAKWSSSIGLKKLGFCRTKHWKNHLFLGLVVGGATWILLTVAELSLGSLQFIKWQEAGAVYWLIIQALVVAVLGSATNDLLTRGYVVGHFKNRLPAFAIILLSTVIYIADDIWLEGWSIRNILFSFLLGLAFAISVIRLQSLWMNTGIHAGLNFIYYLVYGFGNDPIHHGVFVSTTQPNKLSPYLGLLAALTVLVVTIFLTRNIAVKKEDYRQKLDNLLKV
- a CDS encoding DUF4188 domain-containing protein, coding for MAKTINQRMTVNIEGDFVVFLLGMRINRLWKMHKWIPVAKAMPKMLIELSQKPESGFLGFQMFGGIPPVIVQYWRTFEQLEAYAKDSEGQHYPAWKSFNTKIRSNGDVGIWHETYKVRAGEYECIYNNMPKYGLGKVGELVPAVGKKEYAAQRIVASMYTTGS